The nucleotide sequence TTATGCATCATCCAATATAATTCGCCAAATTTCCGAGCACATTGCTTGCAAAGTCAATCATTACATTCAGAATCCAAGGCCCGAAAATGAGGATGGCCAAAAATACGGCAATGATTTTCGGAATAAAGGCCAGTGTTTGCTCTTGAATTTGTGTCGTAGCTTGAAAAATACTGACCATTAAGCCGACAATCAACCCAATACCGAGCATCGGTGCGCTTACTTTCAATACTGTAAACAGCGCTTTACCAGCTAATCCGATTACAAATTCCGTACTCATCAGTACCCTCCTACATCATTCCCATCAAGTACTAAAGCTGGTTAACAGTGATTTCACTACGAGATACCAACCGTCAACAAGCACAAAGAGCAAAATCTTGAATGGAAGTGAAATCATTACGGGCGGAAGCATCATCATCCCCATCGCCATCAACGTACTCGCAACAACCATGTCAATGACTAGAAAAGGTACAAAGATCATAAAGCCCATCTGAAATGCTGTCTTTAATTCACTAATTGCATACGCAGGTACAAGCACCGTTAACGGAATATCCTGATAGGATTCAGGCTTCTCTGTATTCGTGTAGTTCATGAATAAGAGCAAATCTTTCGTTCGAGTATGCTTGTACATAAATTCTTTCATTGGAACTGCAGCTTTCTCAAGTGCCTCGGTTTGGCTGATCTCGTTTTTAAGATACGGCTGCAATGCAGTTTCATTCACTTGAGATAAGGTTGGTGCCATAACGAATAGTGTCATGAATAAGGCAAGACCGACTAAAACTTGGTTCGGTGGCATCTGTTGCGTCCCGAGAGATGTTCTCACGAAACCTAGCACGATCACAATCCGAGTAAAGCTTGTCATCAGAACGAGAATGGCCGGTGCTAAGCTTAGAACGGTAATCAGAAGCAATAATGAAAGCCCTGAAGCACCAACTTCTCCATTTTCATTGCCCGTTGAGATGGATATTATCGGACTTTCAGCAAAAGCTGTACTCCCAAATATAAAGACCGCTGCCTGCATCAGCAAAAATCCGATACCTAGTTTTTTTTTCATCGCTGATCATTCCTATCATCGGAGCTGCGATCATCCATCAGCTCTTCTACCTTCTGCCTTCTTTCAGAAAGCTGGCGAAGGCGATTTTCCAATGTTTGCTCGAAGCTTGATGATGATAGCGTTTGGCTATCTTCCTGTTTATCGACGTTATTACCTTTACGTTGGCCCCATTTGCGAAGCCATTCTGGTAATGTAGCATTAGTTTCAGCGCTTGCGGTATCAAACTCTGCAAGTAAGACAGCAACTGTATCCGGATCTGTGATTGATTCCAGCAAGGTGATATCGTTACCAACGCCAAGAACGTAGATCCGACCGTTCCATTCTACGATTTGCAGCGACTTATTCGTACCTAGTGTATGCCCACCTAATGAACGAAGGGAACGATTCATCCACCATCCGCGGTTACGCTTACCTATAAATTTGAGTAGCAGTACGATTAACGTAATGATGATACCGAGGATGAATAATACCCAGAGCAGATCCCATGTGGAACTTGTTCCGGAAAAGTCATCCGCAACTAAATAACTGCGCATGAATCTTCAACGCTCCTGACATTAACCCAGTGTTTTCTTGATAGCTTCAATTACACGATCGGCTTGGAACGGCTTAACGATAAAGTCTTTCGCACCTGCTTGAATCGCGTCGATAACCATCGCTTGTTGACCCATAGCAGAACACATAATAACTTTAGCGTTCGTATCCAGCTTACGAATTTCTTTAAGTGCAGTAATGCCATCCATCTCAGGCATCGTAATGTCCATCGTAATCAGATCTGGATGTAACTCTTTGAACTTCTCAATTGCTTGAGCACCATCTTGCGCCTCGCCTACAACCTCGTACCCATTTTTAGATAAAATATCA is from Candidatus Cohnella colombiensis and encodes:
- a CDS encoding response regulator — protein: MANRILIVDDAAFMRMMIRDILSKNGYEVVGEAQDGAQAIEKFKELHPDLITMDITMPEMDGITALKEIRKLDTNAKVIMCSAMGQQAMVIDAIQAGAKDFIVKPFQADRVIEAIKKTLG
- the fliQ gene encoding flagellar biosynthesis protein FliQ gives rise to the protein MSTEFVIGLAGKALFTVLKVSAPMLGIGLIVGLMVSIFQATTQIQEQTLAFIPKIIAVFLAILIFGPWILNVMIDFASNVLGNLANYIG
- a CDS encoding flagellar biosynthetic protein FliO, with product MRSYLVADDFSGTSSTWDLLWVLFILGIIITLIVLLLKFIGKRNRGWWMNRSLRSLGGHTLGTNKSLQIVEWNGRIYVLGVGNDITLLESITDPDTVAVLLAEFDTASAETNATLPEWLRKWGQRKGNNVDKQEDSQTLSSSSFEQTLENRLRQLSERRQKVEELMDDRSSDDRNDQR
- the fliP gene encoding flagellar type III secretion system pore protein FliP (The bacterial flagellar biogenesis protein FliP forms a type III secretion system (T3SS)-type pore required for flagellar assembly.) encodes the protein MKKKLGIGFLLMQAAVFIFGSTAFAESPIISISTGNENGEVGASGLSLLLLITVLSLAPAILVLMTSFTRIVIVLGFVRTSLGTQQMPPNQVLVGLALFMTLFVMAPTLSQVNETALQPYLKNEISQTEALEKAAVPMKEFMYKHTRTKDLLLFMNYTNTEKPESYQDIPLTVLVPAYAISELKTAFQMGFMIFVPFLVIDMVVASTLMAMGMMMLPPVMISLPFKILLFVLVDGWYLVVKSLLTSFST